In Bradyrhizobium guangxiense, the following are encoded in one genomic region:
- a CDS encoding DUF3597 domain-containing protein yields MSIFGKIMSAIFGSQPASAAPGGTAPSSAPAGTAPSASAPAAAPMAAVDVAAIVDKAVAVHKGEKLEWRTSIVDLMKALDIDSSLAARKDLAKELGYSGDMNDSASMNVWLHKQVMSKLAANGGKLPPEIKH; encoded by the coding sequence ATGAGCATTTTCGGGAAAATCATGAGCGCGATCTTCGGCAGCCAGCCGGCTTCCGCCGCGCCCGGTGGCACAGCGCCGAGCAGTGCGCCCGCAGGGACTGCGCCGAGCGCATCTGCGCCAGCCGCCGCGCCCATGGCCGCGGTCGACGTGGCGGCGATCGTCGACAAGGCGGTGGCCGTGCACAAGGGCGAGAAGCTCGAATGGCGCACCTCGATCGTCGACCTGATGAAGGCGCTCGACATCGATTCCAGCCTCGCCGCGCGCAAGGACCTCGCCAAGGAGCTCGGCTACAGTGGCGACATGAACGACTCCGCCAGCATGAACGTCTGGCTGCACAAGCAGGTGATGTCCAAGCTCGCCGCCAATGGCGGCAAGCTGCCGCCCGAGATCAAGCACTGA
- a CDS encoding acyl-CoA synthetase yields the protein MQPLRMSRRVMNLAHMLTQNARRHGARPGFVWGDKSWTWREIDMRVSALAAALAARGIAKGDRILVHSKNGDEMFFSMFAAFRLGAVWVPTNFRLMPDEVTYLAQASGAKAFLCHVDFPEHAAAVKGGALEFTWSVDGKGAFGETSVAEAIVSRAGAVVENVAVEHDDPCWFFFTSGTTGRSKAAVLTHGQMGFVVTNHLADLTPGVTENDASLVVAPLSHGAGVHQLVQTARGVSTVLLPTEKFDINEAFRLIEKHRVANLFTVPTILKMMVEHPAVDKYDHSSLRHVIYAGAPMYREDQKTALKKLGKVIVQYFGLGEVTGNITVLPAALHDPEDGPHAKIGTCGFERTGMQVSIQDDEGRELAANQSGEICVIGPAVLAGYYDNPEANAKAFRNGWFRTGDLGHMDEEGFVYITGRASDMYISGGSNIYPREIEEKILTHPAVGEVAVLGVPDATWGEVGVAVCVPREGAKPVSEAEMAAFLGPKVPRYKMPKRFFFWEALPKSGYGKVPKRMVRDELEARGLLDLDKTKAG from the coding sequence ATGCAGCCCCTGCGCATGTCCCGCCGCGTCATGAATCTCGCTCACATGCTGACCCAGAATGCGCGGCGGCATGGCGCGCGTCCCGGTTTCGTCTGGGGGGACAAATCCTGGACCTGGCGCGAGATCGATATGCGGGTCTCGGCGCTGGCAGCGGCGCTTGCCGCGCGCGGCATCGCCAAGGGCGACCGCATCCTGGTCCATTCCAAGAATGGCGACGAGATGTTCTTCTCGATGTTCGCTGCGTTCCGGCTGGGCGCGGTCTGGGTGCCCACCAATTTCCGCCTGATGCCGGATGAGGTGACCTATCTCGCACAAGCCTCCGGTGCGAAGGCGTTTCTGTGTCACGTCGATTTCCCCGAGCACGCGGCGGCCGTGAAGGGCGGCGCGCTGGAGTTCACCTGGAGCGTCGACGGCAAGGGGGCGTTCGGCGAGACCTCGGTTGCGGAGGCCATCGTCTCGCGAGCCGGAGCGGTGGTCGAGAACGTCGCCGTCGAGCACGACGATCCCTGCTGGTTCTTTTTCACGTCCGGCACCACCGGACGCTCCAAGGCCGCGGTGCTGACGCACGGCCAGATGGGCTTCGTCGTCACCAATCATCTCGCCGATCTGACACCAGGCGTCACGGAGAACGACGCCTCGCTGGTGGTGGCACCGCTGTCGCACGGCGCCGGCGTGCATCAACTGGTGCAGACCGCGCGCGGCGTGTCCACCGTCTTGTTGCCGACCGAGAAGTTCGACATCAACGAGGCGTTCCGCCTGATCGAGAAGCACCGGGTCGCCAATCTCTTCACCGTGCCGACGATCCTCAAGATGATGGTCGAGCACCCCGCCGTCGACAAATACGATCACTCCTCGCTGCGCCACGTGATCTATGCGGGCGCGCCGATGTATCGCGAGGATCAGAAGACCGCGCTGAAGAAGCTCGGCAAGGTCATCGTGCAATATTTTGGTCTCGGCGAGGTCACCGGCAACATCACCGTGCTTCCAGCGGCGCTGCACGATCCCGAGGACGGCCCGCATGCGAAGATCGGCACCTGCGGTTTCGAGCGCACCGGCATGCAGGTCTCGATCCAGGACGACGAGGGCCGAGAGCTCGCGGCCAATCAGAGCGGCGAGATCTGCGTGATCGGACCGGCCGTGCTCGCCGGCTATTACGACAATCCCGAAGCCAATGCGAAGGCATTCCGCAACGGCTGGTTCCGCACCGGCGATCTCGGCCACATGGACGAGGAAGGGTTCGTCTACATCACGGGACGTGCCTCCGACATGTACATTTCCGGCGGCTCCAACATCTATCCGCGGGAGATCGAGGAGAAGATCCTGACCCATCCCGCGGTCGGCGAGGTCGCGGTGCTTGGCGTGCCCGATGCGACTTGGGGCGAGGTCGGCGTCGCCGTCTGCGTTCCGCGCGAAGGTGCGAAGCCGGTGAGCGAGGCGGAGATGGCGGCGTTCCTCGGCCCGAAGGTACCGCGCTACAAGATGCCGAAACGCTTCTTCTTCTGGGAGGCTTTGCCGAAATCCGGCTATGGCAAGGTGCCGAAGCGCATGGTGCGCGACGAGCTCGAGGCGCGCGGCCTGCTGGATCTGGACAAGACGAAGGCAGGCTGA
- a CDS encoding DUF2189 domain-containing protein — protein sequence MATLYRGNVPTMGRTADAAGPVIRTIQLSDLHDALRRGWDDFKAVPSHAIILCVIYPVLGLVLARVVMGYSVLPLLFPLAAGFALIGPFAALGLYELSSRRERYEDASAWDAMDVLRSPSFGAMLGLGTLLLALFVTWVATAQAIYVAAFGYEGVTGISDFVTRVLTTQQGWWLIVVGCGTGFLFALAALCLSAVSFPLMLDRHAGAFEAMSTSLRVVAKNPVPMAAWGLIVAVLLALGTIPAFLGLAVVIPLLGHATWHLYRKVIVSEPGARPMPPPPHRPRKPAADFPANLFPWRNRTDA from the coding sequence ATGGCCACACTCTACCGGGGCAATGTCCCCACGATGGGTCGGACCGCAGACGCGGCAGGACCAGTGATCCGAACCATCCAACTCTCCGATCTGCACGATGCGCTCCGGCGCGGCTGGGATGATTTCAAGGCCGTTCCGAGCCACGCCATCATCCTCTGCGTGATCTACCCGGTGCTCGGCCTCGTGCTCGCCCGCGTGGTGATGGGCTATTCGGTGCTGCCGCTGCTGTTTCCGCTTGCCGCCGGCTTTGCGCTGATCGGCCCCTTCGCGGCGCTCGGCCTCTACGAGCTTTCCAGCCGGCGCGAACGCTATGAAGACGCCAGTGCCTGGGATGCGATGGACGTGCTGCGCTCGCCCTCGTTCGGAGCGATGCTCGGCCTCGGCACGTTGCTGCTCGCTCTGTTCGTGACCTGGGTTGCAACCGCGCAGGCGATCTACGTCGCGGCATTCGGCTATGAGGGCGTGACCGGGATATCGGACTTCGTAACGCGCGTGCTGACGACGCAGCAAGGATGGTGGCTGATCGTGGTCGGCTGCGGCACTGGCTTCCTGTTCGCGCTCGCCGCGCTCTGCCTCAGCGCCGTGTCGTTCCCGCTGATGCTGGACCGCCATGCGGGCGCGTTCGAGGCGATGAGCACGTCGCTGCGCGTTGTCGCGAAGAACCCGGTGCCGATGGCGGCCTGGGGCTTGATCGTCGCGGTGCTGCTCGCGCTCGGCACCATTCCGGCGTTCCTCGGCCTTGCCGTGGTGATCCCCCTGCTCGGCCATGCCACCTGGCATCTCTACCGCAAGGTGATCGTCTCGGAGCCCGGCGCACGTCCGATGCCGCCCCCGCCGCATCGTCCGCGCAAACCGGCAGCCGACTTCCCGGCCAATCTCTTCCCCTGGCGCAACAGGACCGACGCCTGA
- a CDS encoding PCC domain-containing protein — MRNIKQPGPAVAERIQWVEASGRAFSFTLEAGVPLLEAAGRGFAAEGFAGGVLNFRRGALGPFAYVMPALSKTGENAAFYSDTYRPGGLTRLRLGSMTLGMRDGAPFFHCHGLWTEANGKAGGGHMMPDETVVAEPFEVDAFGIDGAMFTAEPDPETNFKLFGPVAAARTGARTTSRAFALRLRPNQDFAGALEAFCYAHGIARAKIHGGVGSTIGARFTDGGVTEPFATELAITAGTIAPDAAGAREARLDVALIDYTGGIAEGRLVRGDNPVLMTMELVLEALD, encoded by the coding sequence ATGCGGAATATCAAGCAGCCGGGCCCGGCAGTCGCCGAACGCATCCAATGGGTGGAGGCGAGCGGACGCGCCTTCTCGTTCACGCTTGAGGCTGGCGTGCCGCTGCTCGAGGCCGCGGGACGCGGCTTTGCAGCGGAGGGTTTTGCCGGCGGCGTGCTGAATTTCCGGCGCGGCGCGCTCGGACCATTCGCCTATGTGATGCCAGCGCTGTCGAAGACCGGCGAGAACGCCGCGTTCTACAGCGACACGTACCGGCCGGGCGGCTTGACGCGTTTGAGGCTCGGCAGCATGACGCTCGGCATGCGCGACGGGGCGCCGTTCTTTCATTGCCATGGGCTGTGGACGGAGGCGAACGGCAAGGCGGGCGGTGGCCACATGATGCCGGATGAGACTGTCGTCGCCGAACCGTTCGAGGTCGACGCCTTCGGCATCGATGGTGCGATGTTCACTGCCGAGCCCGATCCCGAGACCAATTTCAAGCTGTTCGGACCGGTCGCGGCCGCGCGCACCGGCGCGCGCACCACGAGCCGCGCCTTCGCGCTCCGGCTTCGGCCCAACCAGGATTTTGCCGGCGCGCTCGAAGCGTTCTGCTATGCGCACGGCATTGCGCGCGCGAAGATCCATGGCGGCGTCGGCTCGACCATCGGCGCGCGCTTCACCGATGGCGGGGTCACCGAGCCGTTCGCGACTGAGCTTGCCATCACAGCCGGGACGATCGCGCCAGATGCCGCCGGCGCGCGGGAAGCGAGGCTCGACGTCGCCCTGATCGACTACACCGGCGGGATCGCCGAGGGGCGCCTGGTCCGCGGCGACAACCCGGTGCTGATGACGATGGAGCTGGTGCTGGAGGCGCTGGACTAG
- a CDS encoding GNAT family N-acetyltransferase, which produces MSNVINNKAHHRFELEVEGYLATEHYKLDGNVITFEHTDVPKELGGKGVGSKLVQGALDQVRAAELKVVPQCPFVKAWIEKHPDYADLVAG; this is translated from the coding sequence ATGAGCAACGTCATCAACAACAAGGCCCATCACCGCTTCGAGCTCGAGGTCGAGGGCTATCTCGCAACCGAGCACTACAAGCTCGACGGCAATGTGATCACCTTCGAGCACACGGACGTGCCGAAGGAGCTTGGCGGCAAGGGAGTCGGCTCGAAACTGGTGCAAGGCGCGCTCGACCAGGTCCGCGCGGCGGAATTGAAGGTCGTCCCGCAATGTCCGTTCGTGAAGGCATGGATCGAGAAGCACCCGGACTATGCGGATCTCGTGGCGGGATAA
- a CDS encoding tetratricopeptide repeat protein, whose product MRVTLSLMALLAALISTAAAEGGPAWDVCVGLTSTPDQRVKACSSVIDTKSESGHRLAGAYCNRGHGLTEKRELDAALSDLDEAIRLAPDYACPYINRGRAYSFKRDYDRAIADYDQAIKLDPSPALAYNNRGESRLNKGDLDGALADFDAAIKRNPNYAMAYGSRGLVYYRKRDMAHALADYTKQIKLAPDLLAYIDRGNVYRDTEQLDRAAADYGEAIRLAPTDARGWRNRGLARLFQGDYRGGVADYDKALQYDPSDAFSWNNRGQAKLRLGDKQGAIADLRKALELKPGLSSAQESLSKLGAL is encoded by the coding sequence ATGCGTGTCACGCTCAGTCTCATGGCGTTGCTTGCCGCGCTGATCTCGACGGCGGCGGCCGAAGGCGGTCCGGCCTGGGATGTCTGCGTGGGGCTGACCAGTACGCCCGACCAGCGGGTCAAGGCCTGCTCGAGCGTCATCGACACCAAGAGCGAGAGCGGCCACAGGCTCGCCGGCGCTTATTGCAACCGCGGTCATGGCCTCACCGAGAAGCGCGAGCTCGACGCCGCGCTGTCCGATCTCGACGAAGCGATCAGGCTCGCGCCGGACTATGCCTGTCCTTACATCAATCGTGGCCGCGCCTATTCGTTCAAGCGCGACTACGATCGCGCCATTGCCGACTACGACCAAGCCATCAAGCTCGATCCGTCGCCGGCGCTGGCCTACAACAATCGCGGCGAGTCGCGCTTGAACAAGGGTGACCTCGACGGCGCCCTGGCCGACTTCGATGCGGCGATCAAGCGCAACCCGAATTACGCCATGGCCTATGGCAGTCGCGGTCTCGTCTATTACCGCAAGCGCGACATGGCCCATGCGCTCGCCGACTATACGAAGCAAATCAAACTCGCGCCCGATCTGCTCGCCTATATCGACCGCGGCAACGTCTATCGTGACACCGAGCAGCTCGACCGTGCTGCGGCCGACTATGGCGAGGCCATCCGCCTCGCGCCCACCGACGCCCGCGGCTGGCGCAATCGCGGCCTGGCCCGCCTGTTCCAGGGCGACTACAGGGGCGGCGTTGCGGACTACGACAAGGCGCTGCAATACGATCCGTCCGACGCGTTCTCCTGGAATAATCGCGGACAGGCTAAGCTGCGGCTCGGCGACAAGCAGGGCGCGATCGCCGATCTTAGGAAGGCGCTGGAGTTGAAGCCGGGCTTATCGTCGGCGCAGGAGTCGCTGAGCAAGCTTGGGGCGCTCTAG
- the trmFO gene encoding methylenetetrahydrofolate--tRNA-(uracil(54)-C(5))-methyltransferase (FADH(2)-oxidizing) TrmFO produces the protein MTGPQSNIVHVIGAGLAGSEAAWQVAKAGVPVMLHEMRPTRMTEAHRTDGLAELVCSNSFRSDDAANNAVGLLHAEMRRLGSLIMRAADANQVPAGGALAVDRDGFSAAVTKALNDHPLIEIARGEVSGLPPAEWSNVIVATGPLTSAPLADAIRELTDENALAFFDAIAPIVHRESIDMSVAWFQSRYDKVGPGGNGADYINCPMTKEQYDGFVAALIAGEKTEFKEWETNTPYFDGCLPIEVMAERGPETLRHGPMKPVGLTNPHDPTTKAYAIVQLRQDNKLGTLYNIVGFQTKLKYGEQQRIFRTIPGLENAEFARLGGLHRNTFLNSPKLLDGQLRLRAQPRLRFAGQMTGCEGYVESASVGLIAGLYAAADARGEALVSPPGTTALGSLLGHITGGHIEPIEPGTRSFQPMNINFGLFPPLATVPTKKPDGTRLRGNEKTVAKKQALSARALADLDRWIADHLRIAAAA, from the coding sequence ATGACAGGACCCCAATCCAACATCGTCCACGTGATAGGCGCCGGCCTCGCCGGCTCTGAAGCCGCCTGGCAGGTGGCAAAGGCCGGCGTGCCCGTGATGCTGCACGAGATGCGGCCGACCCGCATGACCGAAGCGCACCGCACCGACGGCCTCGCCGAGCTCGTCTGCTCCAATTCGTTCCGCTCGGACGATGCCGCCAACAATGCCGTCGGCCTCTTGCATGCGGAGATGCGCCGGCTCGGCTCGCTGATCATGCGTGCGGCCGACGCCAACCAGGTGCCCGCCGGTGGCGCGCTGGCGGTCGATCGCGACGGCTTCTCGGCGGCCGTGACCAAGGCCCTCAACGACCACCCCCTGATCGAGATTGCCCGTGGCGAGGTCTCAGGCCTGCCGCCCGCCGAGTGGAGCAACGTGATCGTTGCCACCGGTCCCCTCACCTCCGCCCCCCTGGCCGATGCCATCCGCGAGCTGACGGACGAGAACGCGCTCGCCTTCTTCGACGCGATCGCGCCGATCGTGCACCGCGAGTCGATCGACATGTCGGTCGCCTGGTTCCAGTCGCGCTACGACAAGGTCGGCCCCGGCGGCAACGGCGCGGATTACATCAACTGCCCGATGACCAAGGAGCAGTATGACGGCTTCGTCGCCGCGCTGATCGCCGGCGAGAAAACGGAATTCAAGGAGTGGGAGACCAACACGCCCTATTTCGACGGCTGTCTGCCGATCGAAGTGATGGCGGAGCGCGGCCCCGAGACGCTGCGCCACGGTCCGATGAAGCCGGTCGGTCTCACCAACCCGCACGATCCCACCACCAAAGCCTATGCGATCGTACAGCTGCGCCAGGACAACAAGCTCGGCACGCTCTACAACATCGTCGGCTTCCAGACGAAGCTGAAATACGGCGAGCAACAGCGCATCTTCCGGACCATTCCGGGGCTGGAGAATGCCGAATTCGCCCGCCTCGGCGGCCTGCATCGCAACACCTTCCTCAATTCACCGAAGCTGCTCGACGGCCAGCTGCGCCTGCGTGCGCAGCCACGGCTGCGCTTTGCCGGCCAGATGACGGGCTGCGAGGGCTATGTGGAATCGGCCAGCGTCGGCCTGATCGCCGGGCTCTATGCCGCAGCGGACGCGCGTGGCGAGGCGCTTGTCAGCCCGCCGGGCACGACCGCGCTCGGATCGCTCCTTGGCCACATCACCGGCGGCCATATCGAACCCATCGAGCCGGGCACCCGCTCGTTCCAGCCGATGAACATCAATTTCGGCCTGTTCCCGCCGCTTGCGACCGTGCCGACCAAGAAGCCCGACGGCACGCGCCTGCGCGGCAACGAGAAGACGGTGGCCAAGAAGCAGGCGTTGAGCGCACGGGCGCTCGCCGATCTCGATCGCTGGATCGCCGATCACCTGCGCATTGCCGCCGCCGCGTGA
- a CDS encoding DUF1127 domain-containing protein, with protein MLLSLIRMIQAFRDYQRNVAELSQLSDRELADIGLDRSDIPRVAAGQYQG; from the coding sequence ATGCTGCTCTCGCTCATCCGCATGATCCAGGCCTTCCGGGACTATCAGCGCAATGTTGCCGAGCTGTCCCAGCTCAGCGATCGCGAGCTGGCCGATATCGGCCTCGATCGCTCGGACATCCCGCGCGTTGCCGCCGGTCAGTATCAGGGCTGA
- a CDS encoding GNAT family N-acetyltransferase, protein MAASVRDNKDRSRFELDVDSDIAFANYRLTPTAVIITHTETPRALRGRGIGSELIKGALDLIRRDGRKVIAGCGFVVDYLDRHPEDADLVG, encoded by the coding sequence ATGGCCGCATCGGTACGGGACAACAAGGACAGGAGCCGCTTCGAGCTCGATGTCGACAGCGACATCGCCTTCGCCAATTACCGGCTGACCCCGACGGCCGTCATCATCACCCATACGGAGACACCGCGCGCACTGCGCGGCCGCGGAATCGGCTCCGAGCTGATCAAGGGCGCGCTGGATCTGATCCGCCGCGACGGCCGGAAGGTGATCGCCGGCTGCGGCTTCGTCGTCGACTATCTCGACAGGCATCCGGAGGATGCGGATCTGGTCGGCTGA
- a CDS encoding SPW repeat protein, whose amino-acid sequence MSDFGFLKTHRTWEDWCGMLLGAVIVASPWFPIQDPAIAGHQTAILNTVAIGLVVFGISQLEYVALQRWQEVTTIVIGLWLIASPYVIGYSADGFLRVYHTGLGAVLVLLGMLQLWQDWDLTDQDMLKHGQ is encoded by the coding sequence ATGTCGGACTTTGGTTTCTTGAAGACTCATCGAACATGGGAAGACTGGTGCGGGATGCTGCTCGGCGCGGTGATCGTGGCCTCGCCCTGGTTTCCGATCCAGGATCCGGCGATCGCCGGACATCAGACGGCAATCTTGAACACGGTCGCAATCGGTCTGGTCGTCTTTGGCATCAGCCAGCTCGAATATGTCGCCTTGCAGCGTTGGCAGGAGGTGACGACGATCGTCATCGGGCTGTGGCTCATCGCCTCGCCCTATGTCATCGGCTATTCCGCTGACGGCTTTCTCCGCGTCTATCACACCGGTCTCGGCGCCGTGCTCGTGCTGCTGGGCATGCTCCAGCTATGGCAGGACTGGGATCTGACCGATCAGGACATGCTCAAGCATGGACAATAG
- a CDS encoding lytic murein transglycosylase, with protein MTSTISRLALAAFALSASILSVQPAFAAVACGSGNFDAWLADFKTDAAAKGISQQAIASGLAGVTLDQSVLNRDRSQKVFTQTFEEFSGRMVPPRMQRGSDKMKQYGSVLSRIEQAYGVPGEILVAIWGLETDFGVNTGKFATIRSLATLAYDCRRTEQFRAELMDALRIVQRGDLAPAEMKGAWAGELGQTQFMPSSWMKYAVDFDGNGKRDLLHNAPDVLASTANYLAGYGWQKGKDWQPGSPNFAVLQQWNKSEVYSKTVAYFATQLARAP; from the coding sequence ATGACCTCGACGATTTCTCGTCTCGCTCTCGCAGCCTTCGCCCTCTCCGCGTCAATCCTTTCCGTCCAACCAGCGTTCGCCGCGGTTGCCTGCGGTTCAGGCAATTTCGATGCCTGGCTTGCGGACTTCAAGACCGACGCTGCGGCCAAGGGCATCTCGCAACAGGCCATAGCATCGGGGCTCGCCGGCGTGACGCTGGATCAGAGCGTGCTCAACCGCGACCGCTCGCAAAAGGTCTTCACCCAGACCTTCGAGGAGTTTTCCGGCCGCATGGTGCCGCCGCGCATGCAACGCGGCTCCGACAAGATGAAGCAATACGGCTCCGTGCTGTCGCGCATCGAGCAGGCCTATGGCGTTCCCGGCGAGATCCTGGTCGCGATCTGGGGCCTGGAGACCGATTTCGGCGTCAACACCGGCAAGTTCGCCACGATCCGCTCGCTCGCAACGTTGGCCTATGACTGCCGGCGGACAGAGCAGTTTCGCGCCGAGCTGATGGATGCGCTGCGCATCGTCCAGCGCGGCGATCTCGCGCCAGCCGAGATGAAGGGCGCCTGGGCCGGTGAGCTCGGCCAGACCCAGTTCATGCCGTCATCCTGGATGAAATACGCCGTCGATTTCGACGGCAACGGCAAGCGCGATCTCCTGCACAACGCGCCCGACGTGCTCGCCTCCACTGCCAATTATCTCGCCGGCTATGGCTGGCAGAAGGGGAAGGATTGGCAGCCCGGCAGTCCTAATTTTGCGGTGCTGCAGCAGTGGAACAAGAGCGAGGTCTATTCCAAGACCGTCGCCTATTTCGCCACCCAGCTCGCCCGCGCCCCATAG
- a CDS encoding AAA family ATPase → MSRRSRRTINLPAPYLKRVWLDPSKVRDRDAYPFCLPIFPDEFELNFDAAITIIVGENGTGKSTILEGIAALAGYDDAGGGKGYMPVDHSEAREEMGGQLSRALRASWLPKITNGWFFRAESFFSVARYLDKAARDAGQVGPDFLSHSHGEGFLRFFEERCQRQGIFIFDEPESALSPARQMEFLKLLRRMEESSICQVIMATHSPLLMAYPGAQLLRLGKYGLEPTTVEQTDHYRVMREFCDDPRGFVEATMAE, encoded by the coding sequence ATGAGCCGAAGAAGCCGTCGAACGATTAACCTGCCGGCGCCTTACCTGAAACGGGTCTGGCTCGATCCGTCGAAAGTGCGCGATCGCGACGCCTATCCGTTCTGCTTGCCGATCTTCCCGGACGAGTTCGAGCTCAACTTCGATGCCGCCATCACCATCATCGTCGGCGAGAACGGCACGGGGAAGTCGACGATCCTGGAGGGGATCGCCGCGCTCGCCGGATACGACGATGCCGGCGGCGGCAAGGGGTACATGCCGGTCGATCACTCCGAGGCGCGCGAGGAGATGGGCGGCCAGCTCTCCAGGGCGCTGCGCGCAAGCTGGCTGCCGAAGATCACTAATGGCTGGTTCTTTCGCGCCGAGAGTTTCTTCTCGGTCGCGCGATATCTGGACAAGGCCGCGCGTGATGCCGGCCAGGTCGGTCCTGATTTTTTGTCGCACTCTCACGGCGAAGGATTTTTGCGCTTCTTCGAGGAGCGCTGCCAGCGTCAAGGCATTTTCATCTTCGACGAGCCCGAATCCGCGCTGTCGCCGGCGCGGCAGATGGAATTCCTCAAGCTGCTGCGCCGCATGGAGGAATCCAGCATCTGCCAGGTCATCATGGCGACCCATTCGCCGCTGCTGATGGCCTATCCCGGCGCGCAGCTGCTGCGGCTCGGGAAATACGGGCTGGAGCCAACGACGGTGGAGCAGACCGATCATTACCGGGTGATGCGGGAGTTCTGCGATGACCCGCGGGGGTTCGTCGAGGCAACGATGGCGGAATAG